Proteins from one Bradyrhizobium roseum genomic window:
- a CDS encoding acyl-CoA thioesterase, producing MRTDATYRGTVYPWQCDHVGHMTIAYKRELLAGDIVEVRSRRLEIRDRSIRFVHEMRNGETSETAATCEFVGVHMDRQTRKSVPFAPAIRSAAEKQLDPAMA from the coding sequence ATGCGGACGGACGCGACCTATCGCGGCACGGTCTATCCGTGGCAGTGCGATCACGTCGGGCACATGACCATCGCCTACAAGCGCGAGCTATTGGCCGGGGACATCGTCGAGGTCAGGAGCCGGCGCTTGGAAATCCGCGACAGGTCGATCCGTTTCGTACACGAGATGCGCAACGGCGAAACCAGCGAGACCGCCGCGACCTGCGAATTCGTCGGCGTCCACATGGACCGGCAGACGCGGAAATCCGTGCCGTTCGCGCCCGCGATCCGTAGCGCGGCTGAAAAGCAACTCGATCCGGCGATGGCGTGA
- a CDS encoding TetR/AcrR family transcriptional regulator gives MTDTKTAARADARTREVRSESWIEAGLEEIARTGVEGVRVEVLAKSLGVTKGGFYRRFRDRAALLEAMLKTWSEGRIAAIQRHASLDGASARERLQALIALYSERMNTAGMAVELAIRQWARSDELAANAVASVDVARLKNVGLLYRATGLPAEEADAQAFLFYCFVFGQSLLFLERGPRKRAQLVAKSAETLLRDL, from the coding sequence ATGACCGATACCAAGACAGCCGCCAGAGCAGACGCGCGAACCCGCGAGGTGCGCAGCGAGAGCTGGATCGAGGCGGGGCTGGAGGAGATTGCGCGCACCGGCGTCGAAGGCGTGCGGGTGGAGGTGCTGGCGAAAAGCCTCGGCGTCACCAAGGGGGGCTTCTACCGCCGCTTCCGCGACCGTGCGGCGCTGCTGGAGGCCATGCTGAAGACCTGGAGCGAGGGGCGCATTGCCGCGATCCAACGACACGCCAGCCTCGACGGCGCTTCCGCGCGCGAACGGCTGCAGGCACTGATCGCGCTTTATTCCGAACGGATGAATACCGCAGGCATGGCAGTCGAGCTGGCGATCCGGCAGTGGGCGCGCTCCGACGAGCTCGCTGCCAACGCGGTGGCGAGCGTCGACGTCGCACGGCTGAAGAATGTCGGCCTGCTCTACCGGGCCACCGGCCTGCCGGCGGAGGAAGCCGACGCGCAGGCGTTCCTTTTCTACTGCTTCGTGTTCGGCCAGAGCCTGCTGTTCCTCGAGCGCGGCCCGCGCAAACGCGCGCAGCTGGTGGCGAAATCCGCCGAAACATTGCTCCGCGATTTGTAG
- a CDS encoding AbrB family transcriptional regulator, producing MSAAIADRATILGTLETLVIGTAGGLLFMWLNLPGGLISGAMATVGIAALSGRPVTMPPILTQTVLVLLGIMLGSLVSRQLIQHMSAYPLTIGLLALATFCSTFSSSIYLQRVHGWDKTSALLAGSPGALSQITMLAAEKGADVAAIAVVQTMRVIILTAALPLVVASTGIASSPPTAVISLIASPVELAVLAAAGVFAALLLRLAKFPASWMFGAMIASAVLHGTDVIEGGLPPWMRNVALVGIGAVIGTRFARISRSTLVSHLNAGLGSFAVAISISAIFVTIIVLSTNVRFADVVVAFAPGAMDAMLALALTLHIDPIFVGAHHLSRFVFVSITTPGIVHLFGRPQEDVDD from the coding sequence ATGTCCGCCGCCATTGCCGACCGTGCCACGATTCTCGGGACGCTCGAGACGCTTGTCATCGGGACTGCCGGCGGCCTGCTGTTTATGTGGCTCAATTTGCCGGGCGGGCTGATTTCCGGTGCGATGGCCACCGTGGGCATCGCCGCACTCTCGGGGCGGCCCGTCACCATGCCGCCGATCCTGACGCAGACCGTGCTGGTACTGCTCGGCATCATGCTGGGATCGCTGGTGTCGCGGCAACTGATCCAGCACATGAGCGCCTATCCCCTGACCATCGGGCTGCTGGCGCTGGCGACATTCTGCTCGACCTTCAGCTCCAGCATCTACCTGCAGCGCGTGCACGGCTGGGACAAGACCTCGGCGCTGCTGGCCGGCAGCCCCGGCGCACTGTCGCAGATCACCATGCTGGCCGCCGAGAAGGGCGCCGATGTCGCCGCAATCGCCGTGGTGCAGACCATGCGGGTGATCATCCTGACCGCGGCGCTGCCGCTTGTGGTGGCGTCGACCGGCATTGCGTCCTCGCCGCCAACGGCGGTGATCAGCCTGATCGCATCGCCGGTCGAGCTCGCCGTGCTGGCGGCTGCGGGGGTTTTCGCTGCGCTGCTGCTTCGGCTGGCCAAATTTCCGGCGAGCTGGATGTTCGGCGCGATGATCGCCTCCGCCGTGCTGCACGGCACCGACGTGATCGAAGGCGGCCTGCCGCCGTGGATGCGCAACGTGGCGCTGGTCGGCATCGGCGCCGTGATCGGCACCCGGTTTGCGCGGATCAGCAGGTCGACGCTGGTCAGCCACCTCAACGCCGGACTGGGCTCGTTCGCGGTCGCCATATCCATCTCGGCCATCTTCGTCACGATCATCGTGCTATCCACCAACGTCCGCTTCGCCGACGTCGTGGTGGCGTTCGCACCGGGCGCGATGGACGCCATGCTGGCGCTGGCACTCACACTGCACATCGATCCGATTTTCGTCGGCGCCCATCATCTGTCGCGCTTCGTATTCGTCTCGATCACGACACCGGGGATCGTGCATCTGTTCGGACGGCCGCAAGAGGATGTCGACGATTGA
- a CDS encoding disulfide bond formation protein B: MTSAAAHSPPTRFSADPAAAAALAIAVVAAATLAGAWFFQLVLDIRPCPLCLEQRYAYYLAVPLALAVAFAAVRGAPRPLLLAGFAVLLLAALANAWLGGYHAGVEWKFWPGPTDCSGPVVDLGSAGTLLQRLDTVKVIRCDEVQWRFLGLSLAGYNVLISLLMAMMVLWGIVATKRSA, translated from the coding sequence GTGACGTCAGCCGCCGCCCATTCCCCCCCGACCCGCTTTTCGGCCGATCCCGCGGCCGCTGCGGCGCTGGCTATTGCGGTGGTCGCCGCCGCCACGCTCGCGGGCGCCTGGTTCTTTCAGCTCGTGCTGGACATTCGGCCCTGTCCGCTCTGCCTCGAACAGCGCTATGCCTATTATCTGGCCGTGCCGCTCGCGCTCGCGGTGGCCTTTGCCGCCGTGCGGGGGGCGCCGAGGCCGCTGCTGCTGGCGGGGTTTGCCGTGCTGCTGCTGGCCGCGCTCGCCAATGCCTGGCTCGGCGGTTATCACGCCGGCGTTGAATGGAAGTTCTGGCCGGGGCCGACCGATTGCTCCGGGCCGGTGGTCGATCTCGGCAGCGCCGGCACGCTGCTGCAGCGCCTGGACACGGTCAAGGTGATCCGTTGCGACGAGGTGCAGTGGCGTTTCCTCGGCCTCTCACTCGCCGGCTACAACGTGCTGATCTCGCTTCTGATGGCGATGATGGTCCTGTGGGGCATCGTGGCGACGAAGCGGAGCGCGTAG